GTCTGGCCGGATGATACAGCCAAGCATAAGGAACTTGCTGGAAACGTGACAAGAATCGAAGGATGGCGCAACACCCGTAGCTACTACAGCTTCATCCAGGTGAGAACACTGTTCCCAAGGAAGTAACTTGAGACTGACTCTTTATAGGACTTGGCACAGATCTATACTGTTAGACCCCTGAAgggccttgaccttgcccaTCTCCATGACCGTCTGCGAATGCAGCGCTTGACGCCTGCGCAGAGCAGAGATATTTACCTCACGGTTTCTAAACACGTGCACACATATGATGAGATTTGCTTACTCCTCAGCGTCGCTCCTGAATCTCACGCAGGGCTCTTCTATCTCGGACTCGGCCTATTCCACAAGGACCGCGAAGTCCGTCTGAGAACAGCAGACCTATTAGAACGAATCGCCGACCACGAAGCTGGTCAGCACTGGTGGAGGAGTCTCAGTCGGTTTGAGAAGCTAGCATACATGCGGCTCCGGCGAGAAGTAGATGCAGAAATGCAAGCAAAGCTAGAAAAGGAGGGTATAAGCCCAGAGATGGAGCGAATGATCAGCTAACTGATCGTTACGGAGTTGATATTTGGGCTGGAGAAATGTTGACGGGTCATTAATGCTAGAGGGGTTATGACATGGGTTTGCATTAGATGTCTTTCAAGACTCATCTAGGCGGCGTTTCGTTCAAATATATGGGCAGGGAACGACAATCATGGTTCACATTTGTCGATGGTTATGTATGAGTGAATTGGAATAGAATATTATCATTTAATTTGCTTTTTGTGTCCTTTGATCGGAAGTGCTACGACCCATTCTTAGCCAACTATTCTAGTGCCATGTATCATGACCAATAAAATCAAGagcctttgcttcttgtGAGCAGAACGTGCTGCTTTGTATTTTCCAAGGTGGCGCCGTAGAGAACTCCAACCGACTTTTGTCAAAGAATTGTTGGCTTTTCACCTATCTTACAGCGCGCTACGTGGTAGTCACAAGAGGccgagagccttggcagcgtGCTTGACGTGGTCCTCGCCAAAGgtagagatgaagaagtaaGAGTGGTCATAGCCCTGTAGATATGTCAGTATTGCGTTGTTTGGTGGTATAAGAGTGAGACTCACGTCCTGGTATCGGAGGGTCATGCCGTCAATGCcggcatccttgacagccttcTCGAGGTTCTCGGGGAGAAGCTGGTTCTGCTTGTAGAAGTTGTCGCCGGTACCCTGGTTTTGTTAGCAAATGTTTTCGGTATGAAATTGTTTTACAATGGGTTAAACTCACCACGTCGATGAGAGCAGGGAATTTGCCCTTCCAGCTCTTGATAAGCTCAGTAGCGTCGtgcttcttccactcctccttgtcctcgccaAGGTAGCCCTTGAAGGCCTTCTCGCCCCAGGGGCATTGGGAAgggttggagatgggagCCCAGGCGCTGACACTCTTGTACATGCCGGGGTTCTTAAGGAACAGAGTCAAAGCACCGTGGCCACCCATTGAGTGACCAGAGATGGAAACACGGGATGAGTCAACCTCCTTGAActccttgaagatgagatcaGGCAGCTCCTTGGTGATGTACGTCTCCATCTTGTAGTGCTGGCTGTAAGggtccttcttggcgtcgaTGTAGAAACCAGCACCGCTGCCGAAATCGTATGAGTCGTGCTCGCCGGGCAGGTCGGTCTCGCGGGGAGACGTGTCTGGGTAGAGAAGAGCCAGGCCGAGCTTGGAGGCGTGGGCGTGGAGGAAGCCCTTCTCTGTAACGTTGTCGGGAGTGCATGTGAGGCCGGAGAGATAGACGAGGAGAGGCGCgggcttggaagatgaggcGGAGCCGGGGAGGTAAAGGGTTGCGTTCATGGGAGTTCCAGTGACGGCAGACTTGTGAGACAGCTTGAGGAAACGTCCGccgaagctgttgatggtggcaTTGGTAGTGAAggccatgatgacgagatgagatgagacaatGTTGCTGGACAGGGTCAATTAGGGTATCAAGTTGATGTTATTCAAgaatgagaaaagaggaaataaaacaagaacaagaatcGTTCGGTAGTTGATTTGTTATGAAATAGTCAAGCTCTCTTTGAGGAGGGGAAGCTTCCAGTCAAGACACGATCTGGGGTAACCTTTACCCcactatcatcatcaa
This is a stretch of genomic DNA from Fusarium graminearum PH-1 chromosome 4, whole genome shotgun sequence. It encodes these proteins:
- a CDS encoding S-formylglutathione hydrolase, with translation MAFTTNATINSFGGRFLKLSHKSAVTGTPMNATLYLPGSASSSKPAPLLVYLSGLTCTPDNVTEKGFLHAHASKLGLALLYPDTSPRETDLPGEHDSYDFGSGAGFYIDAKKDPYSQHYKMETYITKELPDLIFKEFKEVDSSRVSISGHSMGGHGALTLFLKNPGMYKSVSAWAPISNPSQCPWGEKAFKGYLGEDKEEWKKHDATELIKSWKGKFPALIDVGTGDNFYKQNQLLPENLEKAVKDAGIDGMTLRYQDGYDHSYFFISTFGEDHVKHAAKALGLL